One stretch of Alkalinema sp. FACHB-956 DNA includes these proteins:
- a CDS encoding DUF2811 domain-containing protein: MNSTISLFAELPEPLHKALAQYVETHPNWDQDRTIVAALSLFLMQNSQDQAAARVYLETLFGQA; the protein is encoded by the coding sequence ATGAACTCTACTATTTCGCTGTTTGCTGAGCTGCCCGAACCCCTCCACAAAGCTTTAGCGCAATATGTTGAAACCCATCCCAATTGGGATCAAGACCGTACGATCGTCGCGGCTTTATCCCTTTTCTTAATGCAAAATTCCCAAGACCAAGCCGCAGCCAGGGTCTATCTAGAAACGTTATTTGGGCAAGCTTGA
- a CDS encoding DUF2949 domain-containing protein, translating to MEPTNHPLVQFLRDELLLPADSIALALNNSQHAPSQLPMILWQYGLITLRQLDQIFDWLERQNSNAA from the coding sequence ATGGAACCCACGAATCATCCCTTAGTGCAGTTCCTTCGAGACGAGCTATTACTTCCAGCGGACTCGATCGCCCTAGCGCTCAATAATTCTCAACACGCGCCCAGTCAGTTACCCATGATTCTCTGGCAGTATGGGTTGATCACGTTGCGGCAACTGGATCAGATTTTTGATTGGTTAGAACGGCAAAACAGCAATGCTGCCTAA